In Dryobates pubescens isolate bDryPub1 chromosome 8, bDryPub1.pri, whole genome shotgun sequence, a genomic segment contains:
- the INA gene encoding alpha-internexin yields MSYSAEPAALAASYRHLYTEGPRRSEGSVGLRARPGAEPGLGWERSAEQQRARASEKEQLQGLNERFAGYIERVRALEERNRALAAELAALRQRSLEPRRLGQLLGGELRALRARLEEAHGERAQAALERARLAEETQRLRARCEEEARGRADAEQALRSRQQAAEAAARARADLERRAAALREELAAMRSAHAEQLAQLGAELRAAAPPAPAAAGRPDLAAALRELRAQYEDLAARNLQAAEDWYRARCARLHERAARSQEAVRASRREAGECRRQLQARLAEMESLRGAHQSLERQLQELEERHNAEAASLQDTIGQLEDDLRNTKNEMARHLREYQDLLNVKMALDIEIAAYRKLLEGEENLFNMGSTSLSEPYPVSNPTYSFQPRGFSSSTLSFMEEKQGEVIKVTSKISHSRAEMIEGSITSAKKRGRLNVHDGILANAKM; encoded by the exons ATCGCCACCTATACACGGAGGGCCCGCGGCGCTCCGAGGGGTCGGTGGGCCTGCGGGCGCGCCCGGGCGCAGAGCCGGGGCTGGGGTGGGAACGGAGCGCCGAGCAGCAGCGAGCGCGGGCCAGCgagaaggagcagctgcagggcctgaACGAGCGTTTCGCCGGCTACATCGAAAGGGTGCGGGCGCTGGAGGAGCGGAATCGGGCGCTGGCGGCAGAGCTGGCGGCGCTGCGGCAGCGGTCGTTGGAACCGCGCCGGCTGGGCCAGCTGCTGGGCGGGGAGCTGCGCGCCCTGCGCGCCCGGCTCGAGGAGGCGCACGGGGAGCGGGCTCAGGCGGCCTTGGAGCGGGCGCGCCTGGCCGAGGAGACGCAGCGGCTGCGGGCGCGCTGCGAGGAGGAGGCGCGGGGCCGAGCCGACGCGGAGCAGGCGCTGCGCTCCCGGCAACAAGCGGCCGAGGCGGCCGCCCGGGCACGCGCCGACCTGGAGCGGCGGGCGGCGGCTCTGCGGGAGGAGCTGGCGGCGATGCGCAGCGCCCACGCCgagcagctggcccagctggGCGCCGAGCTCCGCGCTGCTGCGCCCCCGGCGCCGGCTGCTGCCGGCCGGCCCGATTTGGCGGCAGCGCTGCgagagctgagggctcagtACGAGGATCTGGCGGCCCGCAACCTGCAGGCTGCCGAGGACTGGTACCGCGCCCGCTGCGCCCGTCTCCACGAGCGGGCGGCCCGCAGCCAGGAGGCCGTCCGCGCCAGTCGCCGGGAGGCCGGCGAGTGCCGTCGCCAGCTCCAGGCCCGTTTGGCGGAGATGGAGAGCCTACGCGGTGCCCACCAGTCTCtggagaggcagctgcaggagctggaggagcggCACAACGCCGAGGCCGCCAGCCTGCAG GACACAATTGGGCAGCTGGAGGATGACCTGCGGAACACCAAAAATGAGATGGCTCGGCACCTGAGGGAGTACCAAGACCTGCTTAATGTCAAGATGGCCCTTGATATTGAGATAGCTGCCTACAG gaagctgctggagggagaggagaacctcttcaACATGGGAAGCACTAGCCTTTCAGAGCCCTATCCTGTCTCTAACCCCACTTACTCCTTCCAGCCAAGAGGTTTTAGTTCCTCCACTCTGTCCTTCATGGAGGAGAAGCAAGGAGAGGTTATTAAAGTGACCTCTAAAATatcacacagcagggctgagatgaTTGAGGGGTCCATAACTTCTgcaaagaaaagagggagattaaATGTGCATGATGGAATCCTTGCAAATGCAAAAATGTAA